A single Neoarius graeffei isolate fNeoGra1 chromosome 23, fNeoGra1.pri, whole genome shotgun sequence DNA region contains:
- the gadd45aa gene encoding growth arrest and DNA-damage-inducible, alpha, a — MTFEELNGDYTSVERMDSVSKALEEVLASALLQGWVTVGVYESAKALNVDPDNVVLCILATDDEDVKDVALQIHFTLIQAFCCENDINILRVNNTRRLAKILEGPGKQGGEQMDLHCILVTSPCASSWKNQALWNVHHFCHESRSMDQWVPVINLPER, encoded by the exons atgacctttgaagaGCTGAATGGAGATTATACTTCTGTCGAAAG GATGGATTCAGTCTCTAAAGCCCTTGAGGAAGTCCTCGCCTCTGCCTTGCTCCAAGGCTGGGTTACTGTTGGAGTTTATGAATCTGCAAAGGCACTGAATGT AGACCCGGATAATGTCGTGCTGTGCATCTTGGCCACCGATGACGAGGATGTGAAGGATGTCGCCTTGCAGATCCACTTCACTCTCATCCAGGCCTTCTGCTGCGAGAATGACATCAACATCCTGCGTGTGAACAACACCAGGCGCCTCGCCAAGATCCTGGAAGGACCTGGGAAGCAAGGAGGCGAGCAAATGGACCTGCATTGCATCTTAGTCACT AGTCCATGTGCGTCTTCATGGAAGAACCAGGCGTTGTGGAACGTGCATCACTTCTGCCATGAGAGCCGCAGCATGGACCAGTGGGTTCCCGTCATCAATCTCCCCGAgcgatga